A section of the Pseudanabaena mucicola str. Chao 1806 genome encodes:
- a CDS encoding DUF1566 domain-containing protein yields the protein MKDSLEYSKFLLVAGIVWSVITLSAEGFANGNLSYPVVGTGQSVSYNAEGAIPSPETHDDYFGQDANNELLKPQYVDNNDGTITDSNTGLIWQKKLGTKMTLAQAQLALQELNRKGPTDWRIPTVKELYSLIQYSGQVFGDKSVRLFIDTNYFEQPIGNVYLGEREIDAQVWSSTPFNGLTMGRDHSHFGVNFVDGRVKAYPLLDPRSGSPSKMYFRFVRGNPMYGKNNFRDNGDGTISDLATGLMWQKEDSHIGMNWKNALVYCRQQTTGGFHDWRMPSVKELQTLVDYSVSFQVNSRPAASSLFKFSQITTPDLKPDIPYYWTGTTLLDGPVAGNMALYVVFGTALAKPFSSLIDAHGSGAIRSDPKSKSGNENQPVYFGPQGDLQIVNNFVRCVRRMRQQ from the coding sequence ATGAAGGACAGTTTGGAATATTCTAAATTTCTATTAGTGGCAGGAATTGTTTGGTCTGTGATAACTTTGAGTGCTGAAGGATTCGCAAACGGAAACCTATCTTATCCAGTTGTCGGTACTGGACAATCTGTGTCTTACAACGCAGAAGGTGCAATTCCATCTCCAGAAACCCATGATGACTATTTTGGTCAAGATGCCAATAATGAGTTGCTCAAACCTCAATACGTAGACAACAATGATGGAACAATAACTGACTCGAACACTGGATTGATTTGGCAGAAGAAGCTTGGAACCAAAATGACTTTAGCCCAAGCTCAACTTGCACTACAAGAGTTAAATCGGAAGGGACCAACTGATTGGCGAATCCCAACCGTCAAGGAACTCTATTCATTGATTCAGTATTCTGGTCAGGTGTTTGGTGATAAGTCGGTTCGGCTGTTTATAGATACTAACTATTTTGAACAGCCGATTGGGAACGTATATTTGGGCGAACGAGAGATTGACGCTCAAGTTTGGAGTTCGACTCCTTTCAATGGGTTGACAATGGGGCGCGACCATTCTCATTTTGGTGTCAATTTCGTAGACGGTCGCGTAAAGGCCTATCCACTTCTTGATCCCCGATCTGGTTCACCAAGCAAAATGTACTTTCGTTTTGTTCGGGGCAACCCAATGTATGGAAAAAACAATTTCAGAGATAATGGAGACGGAACGATTTCTGACCTTGCTACAGGACTGATGTGGCAAAAGGAAGACAGTCATATTGGGATGAACTGGAAGAATGCACTGGTATACTGTAGACAGCAGACAACAGGAGGTTTTCATGATTGGAGAATGCCTAGCGTCAAGGAACTTCAAACCCTAGTAGATTACTCTGTATCTTTCCAAGTAAATTCTCGACCAGCAGCATCTTCGCTCTTCAAATTTTCGCAAATAACAACGCCCGACCTAAAGCCTGACATTCCCTATTATTGGACTGGAACAACATTGCTTGACGGTCCAGTTGCTGGAAATATGGCTTTATATGTTGTGTTTGGTACCGCATTAGCTAAACCATTTTCTTCATTGATTGATGCACATGGTTCTGGGGCAATTAGATCAGACCCAAAATCTAAGAGCGGGAATGAAAATCAACCAGTGTATTTCGGTCCGCAGGGTGATTTGCAAATTGTGAACAATTTCGTGCGTTGCGTTAGACGAATGCGTCAGCAATAG
- a CDS encoding NmrA/HSCARG family protein, whose translation MNDSHLILVVGATGKQGGSVARHLLNNGFRVKALTRNAKSPAARRLVERGAEVVVGNLDDQESLKEVVVGVTGVFSMQNYWEKGVGYEGEIRQGKNLADIAKALGVQHFVQSTMADGCTFPHQLEHFKSKAEVEKYIKAIQLPYTFLGTVTFMDNIIDSAFGGEWTFPFISGIMKPDIPYQMLAVDDMGGIAAAVFANPTKYIGQKINMASDCPTVPEMKQLYKEVSGRSAKWFTLPAWLCQLMNREFVEQLKWQSAGNWVFRTDEARDIYPNLTSFEEFLRIHQVKNL comes from the coding sequence ATGAATGACAGTCACCTCATCTTGGTAGTAGGGGCAACGGGAAAACAGGGAGGATCCGTAGCCCGACACCTACTAAACAATGGATTTAGAGTAAAAGCCTTGACCCGCAATGCTAAAAGCCCTGCTGCCAGGCGATTGGTAGAGCGGGGAGCAGAAGTTGTGGTCGGGAATTTGGACGATCAGGAATCTTTGAAAGAAGTAGTTGTGGGAGTAACGGGAGTATTTTCTATGCAAAATTACTGGGAAAAAGGGGTGGGCTACGAAGGTGAAATCCGCCAAGGTAAAAATTTGGCAGATATTGCCAAAGCCTTAGGTGTTCAGCACTTTGTGCAATCGACTATGGCAGATGGCTGCACATTTCCTCATCAACTTGAACACTTCAAGTCCAAAGCAGAAGTCGAAAAATACATTAAAGCAATTCAACTTCCCTACACCTTTCTGGGAACGGTGACCTTCATGGACAATATAATCGATTCAGCATTTGGAGGCGAGTGGACATTTCCGTTCATTTCTGGTATCATGAAACCTGATATTCCTTATCAAATGCTGGCAGTCGATGATATGGGGGGAATTGCTGCGGCTGTGTTCGCAAATCCTACTAAATATATCGGGCAGAAAATCAACATGGCAAGTGATTGCCCAACTGTTCCAGAGATGAAGCAACTCTACAAAGAAGTGAGCGGTAGGTCAGCAAAATGGTTCACGTTGCCAGCCTGGTTATGTCAGTTGATGAACCGTGAATTTGTTGAGCAGTTAAAATGGCAATCTGCGGGAAATTGGGTCTTCAGAACCGATGAGGCAAGGGATATTTACCCAAACCTGACATCGTTTGAGGAGTTTCTACGCATTCATCAAGTCAAGAACCTGTAA
- a CDS encoding LysR family transcriptional regulator → MHEVDLRGIDLNLLVLLNALIEQRNVTWAADRMHMSQPAMSRALARIRKLMNDPILVRGGDGLMPTPRAIALHPQLKRLLNDITHLISDVPFSPQLLTGCITLAATDHEMIVFLPKLMTLIAQVAPQLDVMVIPLFNIAAECLHDGSIDLAFGVAQATLPSYLCQELLYKDTYITLMRRQHPAGNCLSVEQFSTLNHVQVTAVGNSGGSAVDIALDKLGLHRRIVLQLPSFITALAVVAASDLVVTLPASIAQRYAIQSDLVAIATPIDCPPINHISIWSRVRDADPANQWLRKLVREVASRVES, encoded by the coding sequence ATGCATGAAGTGGATTTACGAGGAATCGATCTCAATCTTTTGGTGCTTTTGAATGCTTTGATTGAGCAACGCAATGTAACTTGGGCTGCTGATCGTATGCATATGAGTCAGCCTGCAATGAGTCGAGCCTTGGCAAGGATTCGCAAATTGATGAACGATCCTATTTTGGTACGGGGTGGAGATGGACTGATGCCAACACCAAGGGCGATCGCGCTTCATCCCCAACTCAAACGACTGCTCAATGATATTACCCATCTCATATCCGATGTTCCCTTCAGTCCGCAACTGTTGACGGGTTGCATCACTTTGGCGGCGACTGACCATGAGATGATTGTTTTTCTTCCCAAACTAATGACGCTGATCGCTCAGGTCGCACCACAACTAGATGTGATGGTAATTCCTCTGTTTAACATTGCGGCGGAATGTCTGCATGATGGCAGTATTGATCTTGCTTTCGGGGTTGCTCAGGCAACCTTGCCGAGTTATCTTTGTCAAGAGCTTCTGTATAAAGACACCTACATCACCCTAATGCGGCGGCAACACCCTGCTGGCAACTGTCTATCGGTCGAGCAATTTTCAACTCTCAACCATGTGCAGGTGACCGCAGTAGGCAACAGTGGTGGATCGGCGGTGGATATTGCACTGGATAAGTTGGGCTTACATCGTCGAATTGTGCTACAACTGCCCAGTTTTATTACTGCTCTCGCTGTAGTTGCCGCATCGGATTTGGTGGTAACATTACCAGCTTCGATCGCCCAACGATATGCAATTCAGTCCGATCTCGTGGCGATCGCTACTCCAATTGATTGCCCACCTATTAACCATATCTCAATTTGGTCTAGGGTAAGGGATGCTGATCCAGCTAATCAGTGGTTACGCAAACTTGTAAGGGAAGTAGCAAGTCGAGTAGAGAGTTAA